GCTCATCGCTGAGAGCTGAATACTATATAATACAAACAATGAAACAATTAGATATAAACCTGATGCATCCGGTGGAACAGATCAATGTGATCATCGGAAGGATATACAAAAGCGGGATGACCACCACCTCGGGTGGTAATATCTCTATCAGAGACAAGAACGGTGATATTTGGATCACCCCCTCGGGTGTGGACAAGGGGTCGCTTACTGTGAAGGACATCATGCAGGTGAAGCAGGATGGAACCATCATCGGCCTCCACAAGCCCTCTTCCGAACTGCCCTTTCACAAAGCAATATACGAAGCACGTCCTGAACTTACTGCCATCATCCATGCGCACCCGCCGGCACTGGTGGCTTTCAGCATCACGGGCATTGTCCCCGACACAAAGATTGTTCCCCAGGCGCATAACATCTGCGGTGATATTGGCTTTGCACCCTATGGTACCCCCGGAAGTGAGGATTTGGGTGAGAAGATTGCTTTCGAGTTTCAGGATAAACACTACAAGGCGGTGATCATGGAAAATCATGGTGTAGTACTGGGTGGTACCGACATGATGGATGCCTATCAGCGGTTTGAAACACTTGAGTTCTGCTGTCGTACCATTATCAATGCCAAACGGTTGGGCAGTGTCAATTACCTCTCAGACAATCAGGTATTGCAATATGTGAATCACCTCCCCTCCAATGTTTCTCATTTTATGGATATCGATCATCCATCTGAAGAGCGTGCTCTTCGCTCCGAAATGGTGAATATCATCCGCAGGGCTTGCAACCAGGGATTGATGATCTCAACCTACGGTACGGTGTCGGTACGATGGAAAGAAAATGATTTCCTGATCACTCCCAGCAATATTGCACGATGGGACATTGTCCCCAATGATATCGTGCAAATCAAAAACGGCATGGCAGAAGCAGGCAAAATACCCAGTAGATCTGTTGCGCTGCACCAGCGGATCTACCAGCTGAACCCGCACATCAACTCCATCATCTGTACTCAGCCTGTGAACCTGATGGCCCATGCAGTGAGCGGCAGCAAGTTCGATGTGCGCACCATTCCGGAGAGCTGGATCTTCCTGCAGGATGTGCCCTCCATACCTTTTGGACTGATCTATAATGATGTGGACAGTGTAGCGAAGATGTTCGCCAACAACCGGGTGATCCTGGTAGAAAACGACAGTGTCTTCGTGACCGGTGACAAGTTGCTCAACACCTTCGATTACCTGGAGGTGGCAGAATTTTCAGCCAACTCACTGGTGATGGCTTCTTCCATTGGTCCGTTACAACCGATCGGGGAGGAGGAGATTGACGACTTGCGGGTGGCTTTCAACGTGAAGTAAGCATTCATTGGGCGAAATCCCATTGA
This genomic window from Dysgonomonadaceae bacterium zrk40 contains:
- a CDS encoding class II aldolase/adducin family protein, whose protein sequence is MKQLDINLMHPVEQINVIIGRIYKSGMTTTSGGNISIRDKNGDIWITPSGVDKGSLTVKDIMQVKQDGTIIGLHKPSSELPFHKAIYEARPELTAIIHAHPPALVAFSITGIVPDTKIVPQAHNICGDIGFAPYGTPGSEDLGEKIAFEFQDKHYKAVIMENHGVVLGGTDMMDAYQRFETLEFCCRTIINAKRLGSVNYLSDNQVLQYVNHLPSNVSHFMDIDHPSEERALRSEMVNIIRRACNQGLMISTYGTVSVRWKENDFLITPSNIARWDIVPNDIVQIKNGMAEAGKIPSRSVALHQRIYQLNPHINSIICTQPVNLMAHAVSGSKFDVRTIPESWIFLQDVPSIPFGLIYNDVDSVAKMFANNRVILVENDSVFVTGDKLLNTFDYLEVAEFSANSLVMASSIGPLQPIGEEEIDDLRVAFNVK